From a region of the Hymenobacter jejuensis genome:
- a CDS encoding isoaspartyl peptidase/L-asparaginase family protein: MTNKLALAIHGGAGTIARATLTSEAETAYRAALQTALEVGYAVLTAGGPALEAVEMAVRSLEDCPLFNAGRGAVFTHEGHHEMDAAIMDGRNRAAGAVTGVRTVQNPIRAARLVMDKTEHVLLAWPGADELAREHGLPTQPVEYFFTQHRYDQLQEALTEGRMRLDHSTSLQAEAPLAEPGAINEDSKKKMGTVGAVARDINGDLAAATSTGGMTNKQYSRIGDSPIIGAGTFADNRTCAISCTGHGEFFLRAVVAHDISCLMEYRGLSLAEACRVVVHDKLAPMGGEGGLVAVDALGNVALPFNSEGMYRGSLTSTSDLVVHIYKE; encoded by the coding sequence ATGACCAACAAATTGGCTTTGGCTATCCACGGCGGAGCCGGCACCATTGCCCGCGCCACCCTGACCAGCGAGGCAGAGACAGCCTACCGGGCTGCGTTACAAACTGCTTTGGAAGTAGGCTATGCTGTGCTCACGGCGGGTGGGCCCGCTCTTGAAGCCGTGGAAATGGCCGTGCGCAGCCTTGAAGACTGCCCCCTTTTTAATGCCGGACGCGGCGCCGTGTTTACGCACGAAGGCCATCACGAGATGGATGCGGCCATTATGGATGGCCGCAACCGGGCAGCCGGTGCTGTCACGGGCGTTCGTACGGTGCAGAACCCGATTCGGGCCGCGCGCTTAGTAATGGACAAAACAGAGCATGTACTGCTCGCGTGGCCCGGTGCCGACGAATTGGCCCGCGAACATGGCTTGCCTACCCAGCCCGTCGAATATTTCTTTACGCAACATCGCTACGACCAATTGCAAGAAGCCCTGACCGAGGGCCGCATGCGGCTCGACCACAGCACCTCTCTGCAAGCCGAAGCCCCGCTCGCCGAGCCCGGCGCCATTAACGAAGATTCCAAAAAGAAAATGGGCACGGTCGGGGCCGTGGCTCGTGATATTAATGGCGACCTAGCGGCGGCTACCAGCACCGGCGGCATGACCAACAAGCAATATTCCCGCATCGGCGACTCACCCATTATCGGTGCCGGCACTTTCGCCGACAACCGCACTTGCGCCATTAGCTGCACGGGCCACGGCGAATTTTTTCTGCGGGCCGTGGTGGCGCATGATATTTCTTGCCTGATGGAGTACCGCGGCCTGAGCTTGGCGGAAGCTTGCCGCGTGGTCGTGCACGACAAGCTGGCGCCCATGGGTGGGGAAGGTGGCCTCGTGGCGGTCGATGCGCTCGGCAACGTGGCGCTGCCTTTCAACTCCGAAGGCATGTACCGCGGCAGCCTGACTTCCACGTCGGATTTGGTGGTACATATATATAAGGAGTAG
- a CDS encoding cyanophycinase — MKDPRPLGKLIAIGGNEDKGTYPNPRTKKKYYLNFFELGILKRIVTESGKTDPRIEVITTASMIPEEVGKIYVSSFAMLNCLKVGIMDIRTPADARKAEYLERLLQADIVMFSGGNQSRLREMFGDTEFLERLSARYHAESNFVIAGTSAGAMAMSHIMIRGGSVPDALMKGSVKIGTGLNLIHNVVIDSHFVKRGRFGRLIESVSLHPKLIGIGLGEDTGVLITCGNLIETIGSNLVIIVDGHNIQHNNAAAAKKGAALSVENLTMHVLAKGNVYDIQERHFYVNKEAHVTPIPVEKQEASL; from the coding sequence TTGAAAGATCCAAGACCTCTCGGTAAACTGATTGCCATCGGTGGCAATGAAGATAAAGGTACCTACCCCAACCCACGCACCAAGAAGAAGTACTACCTCAACTTTTTTGAGCTGGGCATTCTGAAGCGCATCGTCACGGAGTCGGGGAAGACCGATCCGCGCATCGAAGTCATCACCACGGCCTCGATGATCCCGGAAGAAGTAGGCAAAATCTACGTTTCTTCCTTTGCGATGCTCAACTGCCTGAAAGTGGGCATCATGGACATTCGCACGCCCGCGGATGCTCGCAAAGCCGAATACTTGGAGCGCCTGCTCCAGGCCGACATCGTTATGTTCAGCGGCGGCAACCAGTCGCGCCTGCGGGAGATGTTCGGCGACACTGAGTTCCTCGAGCGCCTCTCGGCTCGTTACCACGCCGAGTCTAACTTTGTGATTGCGGGCACGAGTGCAGGCGCCATGGCCATGTCGCACATCATGATTCGGGGCGGCAGCGTACCGGACGCGTTGATGAAAGGCAGCGTAAAGATTGGCACAGGTCTAAACCTGATTCACAACGTCGTGATCGATTCGCACTTTGTAAAGCGCGGCCGCTTTGGTCGCCTCATCGAATCGGTGAGTTTGCACCCCAAGCTCATCGGCATCGGGTTGGGCGAAGACACCGGCGTGCTCATCACGTGCGGCAACCTGATCGAAACGATCGGCTCGAACTTGGTCATCATCGTCGACGGCCACAACATTCAGCATAATAATGCCGCTGCCGCCAAAAAAGGCGCAGCCCTCTCCGTCGAAAACCTAACCATGCACGTGCTGGCCAAAGGCAATGTCTATGATATTCAGGAGCGGCACTTTTACGTCAACAAAGAAGCACACGTAACTCCAATTCCGGTTGAGAAACAGGAAGCCAGTTTGTAG
- a CDS encoding M1 family metallopeptidase: MSATTALLSPDPHTHAQPADAVVRHLELNLVVDFESRSLSGYATWQFQKFGAASELVLDARDLDVEAVLLGGPTGEPTTFELGPSDPVLGQSLRIAIRPDTTAVTVRYRTTPGAAALQWLPPEQTAGRQHPFLFTQSQAILARTWLPCQDSPGVRFTCEASVRVPAKLLALMSAENPQALNPSGQYHFRMEQPIPAYLMALAVGDLAFAPLSSRTGIYAEPTTLPASTYEFADLERMVAAAEDLYGAYRWERYDLLVLPPSFPFGGMENPRLTFVTPTILTGDRSLTSLVAHELAHSWSGNLVTNATWDDFWLNEGFTVYFERRIMEKLYGRPYSDMLQVLGHTALLHTIEELGSKSKDTHLHLDLAGRDPDEGLNEIAYEKGDYLLLTLETLVGRARLDAFIKEYFTSHSFQSMDTASFIGYLRRELLDKEPGLEEKLQLDAWVNQPGIPAVAPRVASVRFEAVEATLQSWLHGTPAAVLDTTGWSSHEWTHFLQGLPNNLSINQLLDLDTAFGFTQSGNAEILTAWFPKAIAAGYHPVDEAVHRFLVRVGRRKFLVPLYKALLATPGGRERAQAIYAEARPNYHSVATSTLDVLVGRKTN; this comes from the coding sequence ATGTCTGCCACTACTGCCCTGCTTTCCCCCGATCCTCACACACATGCTCAGCCGGCCGATGCGGTAGTGAGGCATTTAGAGCTGAACCTTGTAGTTGATTTCGAGAGCCGCTCCCTAAGCGGATACGCGACCTGGCAGTTTCAAAAATTCGGCGCGGCCTCCGAGCTGGTGCTCGACGCCCGTGACCTCGACGTTGAAGCAGTTCTGCTGGGCGGCCCCACCGGCGAGCCAACGACTTTCGAGCTTGGGCCCTCCGATCCGGTGCTGGGCCAGTCGCTGCGCATTGCTATCCGGCCCGACACTACTGCGGTCACGGTTCGTTACCGTACCACTCCGGGCGCGGCCGCTTTGCAATGGCTTCCCCCGGAGCAGACGGCCGGTCGGCAGCATCCTTTTTTGTTTACCCAATCGCAAGCCATTCTTGCGCGCACCTGGCTTCCGTGCCAGGACTCCCCCGGCGTGCGCTTCACCTGCGAAGCAAGCGTTCGCGTACCGGCCAAGCTTTTGGCGCTGATGAGTGCCGAAAACCCACAAGCCCTGAATCCATCAGGTCAGTATCATTTCCGCATGGAGCAACCGATTCCAGCTTACCTCATGGCGTTGGCTGTCGGTGATCTGGCATTTGCTCCCCTTAGTTCTCGCACTGGCATCTATGCCGAACCAACTACGCTGCCTGCCTCGACTTATGAATTTGCAGACCTCGAGAGAATGGTTGCCGCTGCGGAAGACCTTTACGGCGCTTATCGCTGGGAACGGTACGATTTGCTGGTGCTGCCGCCGAGTTTTCCGTTTGGTGGCATGGAAAACCCAAGATTAACATTTGTAACGCCCACAATTCTGACCGGCGACCGCAGCCTGACTAGCTTGGTGGCCCATGAGTTAGCTCATTCTTGGTCGGGTAACTTGGTGACCAACGCTACCTGGGATGATTTCTGGCTCAACGAAGGCTTCACGGTTTACTTCGAGCGGCGCATTATGGAGAAGCTTTACGGGCGCCCTTACTCCGATATGTTGCAGGTACTGGGTCATACGGCTCTGCTGCACACCATCGAAGAACTAGGTTCGAAAAGCAAAGACACCCACCTCCATCTGGACCTGGCCGGCCGCGATCCGGATGAAGGACTAAATGAAATTGCTTACGAAAAAGGCGACTACCTCCTGCTTACACTCGAAACTCTAGTAGGCCGCGCCCGACTGGATGCCTTTATCAAGGAGTACTTCACGTCACATAGCTTCCAGTCGATGGATACAGCTTCCTTTATCGGCTACCTCCGGCGGGAGCTTTTAGACAAAGAACCGGGCCTGGAGGAGAAGCTGCAGTTGGACGCCTGGGTAAACCAGCCGGGCATTCCGGCGGTGGCGCCGCGGGTGGCTTCTGTTCGGTTCGAGGCAGTGGAAGCCACGCTGCAAAGCTGGTTACACGGCACACCCGCCGCCGTACTCGACACCACTGGCTGGAGCAGCCACGAATGGACGCACTTTTTACAGGGCCTTCCTAACAATTTGTCAATCAATCAGTTATTAGATTTAGATACTGCATTTGGTTTTACCCAGTCGGGCAATGCAGAAATCCTAACTGCCTGGTTTCCAAAGGCCATAGCCGCGGGCTACCACCCCGTTGACGAGGCCGTGCACCGGTTTTTGGTCCGGGTAGGCCGCCGCAAATTTCTGGTGCCGCTCTACAAAGCGTTGCTGGCAACTCCTGGTGGCCGGGAGCGGGCCCAGGCGATTTATGCCGAAGCGCGCCCCAATTATCACTCGGTCGCAACCAGCACGCTCGACGTGTTGGTAGGCCGAAAGACGAACTGA
- a CDS encoding AlbA family DNA-binding domain-containing protein — MSELRELIAQGEGERLEFKKKTTHPTRISRTLASLANTHGGRVLVGVDDDGRIVGVRDAEEEIYVLRQAAEHYVEPPLTLRFREVEDEGRVVVIVTVAESSRKPHRAQVADGDWRGYVRLHDESVQTSTMTEKVLENQPTQFERIPLNKEELAVLDYLRTHPRITLSEYMKLLNLGKRRAFRTLIKLTLHGYIRHHDREKEPFYTL, encoded by the coding sequence ATGTCTGAGCTTCGGGAATTAATCGCACAGGGCGAAGGCGAGCGGCTGGAGTTCAAAAAGAAGACCACCCACCCCACTCGCATTTCGCGCACGCTGGCTTCGTTGGCTAATACCCACGGCGGCCGGGTGCTGGTGGGCGTCGACGACGACGGCCGCATCGTGGGCGTGCGCGATGCGGAAGAGGAAATATATGTGCTGCGCCAAGCGGCCGAGCACTACGTAGAGCCTCCTCTCACCTTGCGGTTTCGGGAAGTGGAGGACGAAGGCCGGGTAGTCGTGATTGTGACGGTGGCCGAGAGCAGCCGCAAGCCACACCGCGCCCAAGTAGCCGACGGCGATTGGCGCGGCTACGTCCGGTTGCACGACGAAAGTGTGCAAACCAGCACGATGACGGAAAAAGTACTTGAAAATCAACCGACGCAGTTTGAACGCATCCCTCTAAATAAGGAAGAGCTCGCCGTGCTGGACTATTTGCGCACTCACCCGCGCATTACGCTTTCCGAATACATGAAATTGCTCAACCTGGGCAAGCGCCGCGCCTTTCGCACGCTCATCAAACTCACCTTGCACGGCTACATCCGCCACCACGACCGCGAGAAAGAACCCTTTTATACGTTATAA
- a CDS encoding SDR family oxidoreductase, whose amino-acid sequence MAGSLAPLTLRDKTAIVTGASSGLGLVTARELARRGARVALVCRNPDKAEQARAYIEQVIGPEAKLDILLCDLSLIANVRALADDIKSRYDKVDILVNNAGIMPGQFTLTSEGHELSWATNHLAPFALTNLLLPLMLEAKQARIITVASDTYRLGQIEFSQEARNAPDKYSSLTAYCDSKLANILFTNELSHRLELTGITANCLHPGMVNTGLINPNSSLLMKALWWIAKPFMISPERGARTSIYLAASPDVASISGKYFKGSKVTTPSAAAQNRLDATRLWRISEEETGISA is encoded by the coding sequence ATGGCTGGTTCTCTTGCACCCCTAACTCTGCGCGACAAAACGGCCATCGTGACTGGTGCCTCCAGCGGTCTTGGCCTTGTTACGGCCCGCGAATTGGCCCGGCGTGGGGCGCGGGTGGCATTGGTATGCCGCAACCCCGACAAAGCCGAACAAGCCCGCGCCTATATCGAACAAGTCATCGGGCCGGAAGCCAAGCTGGACATTCTGCTTTGCGATCTGTCATTAATTGCCAACGTGCGGGCGCTGGCCGACGACATAAAGAGCCGCTACGACAAGGTTGACATCCTAGTTAACAACGCCGGCATCATGCCGGGCCAGTTTACGCTCACCAGCGAAGGCCATGAACTGAGCTGGGCCACCAATCACCTGGCCCCGTTTGCGCTTACCAATTTGCTCCTTCCCTTGATGCTGGAGGCCAAACAAGCACGCATCATCACGGTGGCTTCCGACACGTATCGGCTCGGCCAGATCGAGTTTTCGCAAGAGGCCCGTAACGCGCCCGACAAATACAGCTCCCTCACAGCTTATTGCGATTCAAAGCTCGCTAACATTTTGTTTACCAATGAGTTATCACACCGGCTAGAGCTAACCGGCATTACTGCGAACTGCCTGCACCCAGGCATGGTCAATACCGGCCTGATCAACCCCAACAGTTCGCTGCTGATGAAGGCGCTCTGGTGGATTGCCAAACCGTTTATGATCAGCCCCGAACGAGGCGCCCGCACGAGCATTTACTTGGCGGCCTCGCCCGATGTGGCCAGCATTAGCGGCAAATATTTCAAAGGCTCGAAGGTCACTACTCCCTCCGCGGCCGCTCAAAATCGGTTGGATGCCACGCGTTTGTGGCGCATTTCAGAGGAAGAAACGGGTATCAGTGCTTAA
- a CDS encoding alpha/beta hydrolase-fold protein, with protein MSVASFTSRVPAAVAVHPDSILSIPLKRTVHFEVVLPADFDPAAPVAYPVLYLNDGQDLARLRLKGTLNTLYRQQAVRPFVLVAIHAGERIQEYGTAARPDFKARGSKAKHYAEFVLTELLPYVQGKYHVTADPEQAVFGGFSLGGLSAFDIVWHHPEAFARAGAFSGSFWWRSKAIEDGYLDSDRIMHQLVRHGQAHSSHRFWLQTGTLDETNDRNHNGIIDSIEDTLDLMAELTRHNIPDQHIRYVQMTGGRHDQQTWGRAMPDFLRWAFGALEGEQPRYGQSKAHLISNRNWASRRRLAKQRRKRVSEKNFLDYLAAPTPVVAAMNSQTRPVSGQYPVYYDESYYPRVPAGADPLELLEQQTAELQQLLGGLSEQQALTAYAPGKWSIKEMVQHLTDTERIFAYRALCVARGETQSLPGFDENAYAAESDANSRTLSELLAENEMVRKSSLALFRSFRPAQLDRVGLANNNPISVRALLYVLPGHEAHHINVLRERYLPLL; from the coding sequence ATGAGCGTTGCTTCTTTTACATCGCGAGTGCCGGCCGCCGTGGCCGTGCACCCGGATTCCATTTTGTCTATTCCCTTGAAGCGTACGGTGCACTTCGAGGTCGTGTTGCCCGCCGACTTCGATCCGGCCGCGCCCGTTGCCTATCCGGTCCTGTACCTCAACGACGGCCAGGATCTGGCGAGGTTGCGGCTAAAAGGCACTTTAAATACCTTATACCGCCAGCAAGCCGTGCGGCCGTTTGTGCTAGTCGCAATCCACGCCGGCGAGCGAATTCAGGAGTACGGCACCGCTGCCCGCCCCGATTTTAAAGCGCGGGGCAGCAAAGCAAAGCACTACGCAGAGTTTGTGCTAACGGAGCTATTGCCTTATGTACAAGGCAAATACCACGTCACTGCCGATCCGGAGCAGGCGGTTTTTGGAGGCTTTTCGCTGGGCGGGCTGTCGGCTTTCGACATAGTGTGGCACCATCCGGAGGCGTTTGCGCGGGCCGGAGCTTTTTCGGGGTCGTTTTGGTGGCGCAGCAAGGCCATTGAAGACGGCTACCTCGATTCCGACCGCATCATGCACCAACTCGTGCGCCACGGGCAAGCGCATTCGAGCCATCGGTTTTGGCTTCAAACCGGCACGCTCGACGAAACCAACGACCGGAATCACAACGGCATCATCGATTCCATCGAAGATACGCTCGACCTCATGGCCGAGCTGACGCGCCACAACATCCCGGATCAACACATTCGCTATGTGCAAATGACCGGCGGCCGCCACGACCAGCAAACTTGGGGCCGCGCCATGCCCGATTTTTTGCGGTGGGCATTTGGCGCGCTCGAAGGCGAGCAGCCGCGGTACGGGCAGTCCAAAGCGCATCTTATTTCCAACCGAAATTGGGCGAGTCGGCGGCGGCTGGCAAAACAACGGCGCAAACGCGTGTCCGAGAAGAATTTTCTCGATTACTTAGCGGCTCCAACTCCCGTTGTCGCTGCCATGAACTCCCAAACCCGCCCCGTATCCGGTCAGTACCCGGTGTATTACGACGAAAGCTATTACCCTCGCGTCCCGGCGGGTGCCGATCCGCTGGAGTTGCTAGAGCAGCAAACCGCTGAGCTGCAACAACTTCTGGGTGGCCTCAGCGAACAGCAAGCCCTTACGGCGTACGCGCCGGGCAAATGGAGCATCAAGGAAATGGTGCAGCACCTGACCGATACCGAGCGCATTTTTGCGTATCGGGCGTTGTGCGTTGCGCGCGGCGAAACCCAATCGCTGCCGGGCTTTGATGAAAATGCCTACGCTGCCGAATCGGATGCTAACAGCCGGACACTGAGCGAATTGCTGGCCGAAAACGAAATGGTGCGCAAGTCCAGTCTGGCTCTATTTCGGAGCTTCCGGCCCGCCCAACTCGACCGTGTGGGGTTGGCCAATAATAATCCCATCAGCGTGCGGGCACTCCTGTACGTATTGCCCGGCCACGAAGCCCATCACATAAACGTGTTGCGCGAGCGCTATTTGCCGTTATTGTAG
- a CDS encoding DUF3127 domain-containing protein — protein sequence MAYEATGRLHEIFDEQQVSEKFRKREFVLEVVEGQYPEHIKFQLVQDKTALIDSYKVGDEVKVTFNLRGRGFNKNGQMLYFTNLEAWKLEAASGGGASSGGGSYSNQQAAPAPRQPQANQNPNLRAQPAAPIASDDDNDLPF from the coding sequence ATGGCTTACGAAGCTACCGGCCGCCTGCACGAAATTTTCGACGAACAGCAGGTGAGCGAGAAATTCCGCAAGCGCGAATTCGTGCTGGAAGTCGTGGAAGGCCAGTATCCTGAGCATATCAAATTCCAACTGGTGCAGGATAAAACCGCTCTCATCGATTCTTACAAAGTAGGAGACGAAGTGAAGGTAACCTTCAACCTGCGTGGCCGCGGGTTCAACAAAAACGGCCAGATGCTGTACTTCACCAACCTCGAAGCCTGGAAACTGGAAGCTGCCAGTGGCGGCGGTGCTTCTTCGGGAGGCGGTAGCTACAGCAATCAGCAAGCCGCGCCGGCTCCGCGTCAGCCCCAGGCTAACCAGAACCCCAACCTGCGTGCTCAGCCCGCTGCGCCCATCGCCAGCGACGACGACAACGATCTGCCGTTCTAA